tatgattttttttcttgttacacaaaaatgtcattttacaattctaatataaattatatttataatcaactgaaaattaattataaactacattaatttttaaataattttatttatctcaaatactattggtcagagatgtgtaattaataacaacaaacatatatttcTGTCACTTTTTAATCtatgtgaaaaatatcaaaatgacgCTTATTAAAAAAGGAGAGAATACAAAACTATGacatttttgataaattttccCGGTTATATGAGGTGGGATATTCGATAACCAGATTGcaatcaattttcaaaaatgaaaatgaacTGTGTTCATTACTTTTTTAGAGTAACTGTGTCTCATTGCTCTCTTAATAGACCTGAGCCCTACCTACAAATAGGGTTGtacattttatccgttaaatttgattcgattcgttattcgtttCGATACGATCCAAAAATTCTGGATATTCGTAAACTTTCGaatcaaaacaaatactaaaaattaatatccatTAAAAtcgaaacaaatcacaaatattaaaaaaatatatcatgcaaaaaaaaaatttacaaacaaaaatttgtatcgaattttaatttttatcttatatatcatgcaaacaaatattttacaaaacaaattttgtatcgaatttttaagattatttgtattaatcaaaacaaatgagatattcGTAAGTATTCGTAAATATccacaaatatttatttattttccggatatccgtttttcagGATATCCGTATATtccagaaacaaaacaaataaaaaaattagatattcgTAACTTACGaatcaaatcacaaataccttcaaaaccCCGGATATTCGATATGTGACCAGACCTACGTACAAGGCTACGACTACAACTCGAAAGGTGATTGATAAAAACAAGCATATACAAGGGTACTTGCGTCTTTTgatcttttaagttttaacccTTCAATGTTTGTAAAATAAAACGCTTTTGCTGCAAGGAAAATtcatctagtttttttttgtttggtagaATAGCTGTTCATAAATGATCTCGTCGTGTTGACAGACGAGCTCGGTGATTTCCAGATAAAGGGAGCGATATAAGCACTACTACAGTTCTTTCGATCAAACTCAATCACTGTTAGGAAATCACCTTCCCCGAAAGTCCTGTTAACAGAGTTGTGTTGACAGAAAccaatcaataaaaataaactcaGCTATTGTGTTGAAAAGTGATGAGAACTAAAAAGAAGATGCAACAATGAACATAGCACAAaagcagtttacaaaaaaaaaacaatgaccATAGTAACCATAAATCACAGAAGAATTACATGAACCTCCAGACTTTTATTTTCGACGTAAAACAATGTCGTCAAAAGACACAAGCTtagcaacagcagcagcagcagattTAGACTTTTCCCTTTTCAGTTCAACTTTGAGATCCAACAAAGTCAGCTCCAGGTTCTTGATGCGTTGCTCAACTTCTTGGACCCGAGATCCATCCGCATCTGCATTGTTTCTCTCCAAGGACACCTCCTCAAGCTTTGACTTTAACCAATCCAGCTTGAATCCCGCTTCTGCTAGCTCATTCAACTGGCTCTCAGCGTTGCTTAGCTCAGTATTAGAAAAGCTCTGTGGAGGCTTGCGCAGTGTCTCGATGAGGCTGAGAAGAAGATTCATGTATGCTGCCTTCACACCTTTGTCCTTTGGTTTGAAATCAATAGCAATGTTTGGGTGTtccttgaaaattttgtgcaccGAATCATACTGCCAGCAAGAAAAGGTGTGCAGGTTGTTACAAATGAAAGTCATATATCAATAAGTACTGGAgagataattaatatataaaaatggttAGAGTCAATCCAGTTATGGCcagttttaaattgaaaacttATATTGAACATAGGTCAAATACTATTATTTAGTTAACCACAACATCCAGTTATCCAAAGGGAAGCTCCTTAACATACCTGACTATAAAGAACCTCAAAACCCTTGAGAACTAACGTCTCTTGCCCGGTTAACTCTGCTTCATGAACAATGTCAACTACTTCTACATCCACTTTAATGATCAGTTTGCTATTTTCCAGAAATCCTTCTTCTTTAAGCTTGCTAAGTGGCAATGTCTTATGACCCCAGGGTGAGAGCTGAGCGCAGAATAAACATGATCTTTCTgcaagacaaaaaaatattaaaatataaactcttCTTTCAAGCAGGTATGGTGTAAAATTTATGTTCCTATATACTCAAAATATGGAAGATATTCTGGACAATAGCCCTGATTTCTTCATGATCCACTTTTATATCTTTCATATACTCTAGTGTTTACTCGAGAAGTTCTCACTAAATGTTTGGTATCAACTGAAAGGTCAAACATTCCTccctaaaaaaatatttttcgcAATAGTATCAAtgtttaaaccaaaataaaaacattacattTATTTCATAAACTAAGATGTTATGCATAAAACACAAtgattaaacaattttttttctttctacaaaaatataatcaaactGCAAAATATAATTGGTTAAAttgttttcaataaattttaaacatagaAATGccaaaaaattacatttataaacatcatttttttataaaaaaaaacatcatatattaCAAGAGGGATGGGATATAAAACATGGAAGAAGAttttgttttgatcaaaaacaTGGAAGAAGATATGATCACTATTACCAGTTGCGCGGTGGAGAACCTTTCCGGATTGGTTCAAAAGAGTGAATCGAAAGTTAGCTTTCCTTTCCCATCCAGTTCGCAATGATTTAGGATTATAAACGCATAGGTACACACTCAAGTGATCATCAAATAATATGGTTTCCTTGGGATGAACTAGAAGATACCTAAAGGATTAAAAACAAAGAGTACTCATTCTAGCTAGTTTCATATAAACATTGATTCTTCTCGCTTACCATTCACACCCGCCGCTTAAAAACTTTGGAGACTTTATCGGATATATATTGTCGGAGAAGTTATCTATCTCGAACGTGTAACTCGTTTGCAACTGATCACTCTTATCTGTTCAAAAACGATCTCTTAGCCTTTGTTTCTTTGAGTTTTGAGGGATAAAACAACCAAACAAAGCTGAAGGCGAAGGAAATCATGAGAAATTACGACTTACCTGAGATACTCTTCTGCATTTGATTCCCCATATCTTATGATGAGGCTTCTTCATTCAAGCGGTAGAATAGTTTTTGAAAGAAAGTGCAAAGCGAAACCCTAATTATTTAGGAGAGATTAAACACCGAGTATTTATAAGCCTAAATCTACAAAATCTCACAAAATATAATACTGGATAAATTTCCTTACAATTTAGTTACAAGATTTACAACAAAAAGAATCTTGTAACTGAATACAAAACAATAACTGTATCAAAATTTCAGTTTGAAAAAgttcaattataatatttaggttttgtaagattttatttttacatgatacattcatctatattattaaaactgaattacaaattatatttatttgaaaatatggatagtaattttttaaaaaagaagtttatttgaaaatatagatattagaTTAAAAAAGAAGTTTGTTTGGAgcagttttaaaagaaaaaaaagtttgttttggaaatatggatagtagtttttaaaaaagatttgtttggaaacatagataacagattaaaaaaaaaattttggaaacatgaataaacGTTTAAGagaatgaataattttttttaaaacatgaattttggatttttatatattcaagtatttaaaccaacttaaaagatcatatatatattttggatgttttatatacattaaatctaaaatgattaatatatatcagTATATAAGTctattttggatacatttgggtattcaaaatatttttttttcggaTCAGATGTGGTTTCAGTTTTCTAGAtacaaaaaattgaataatttggatatttaattaatttcagtTCGGATTTGATACTATTTTTTGGATAGGGATCGGTCAATTTTTTGGATTCAGGTTTTTTTGCCCAGCCttaatattaacatgaaaaataaataacaatatatctTATAAAAAATACACTCAAACGGACACACatatcaaaatctaaatctagtattattatttaaatttgaaatattctaTATAACTAAATTGGAATAGAATAAACCAATAAAACAATGCTCTCTATGAATATGGATAGATAGAAACTTTAAAATAGGTTCTCTCGGCtacccaaaaaaaatattactccGTACTAGTTAATTTCGAAAAAATTAAGGAGACTTAATAtgtttactagattttgacccgcgcttcgaaagcgcgggtattatttttcacttttataaaatatattatttgtttgtaattattgaatttatttattttaataaaattttctttataataaattcgacatagagtgtctctgataaactatgtatttctttagttttttttattcgctcttcaatcaacatatttatttggcttgttgttaaaataaatgattatactttgatctctgcacctccgcggatgtatatttttaaaaatatgatgatatttgtttttcatgtaattattatggtttggcaaaatgaatccgaggaacagaactgataccaatccgtaaatatagtaccaaatctgaacataaattgattaaatattcgaattatttaaaattttgttagttagagaaccgaatcggatccgaaccgaagtattcgtgtacctgaatttatctaaaaatagatttatatatttatatatatatattatttttgtattttgatgtatataaaacatcaagaatgatacctttaaattactttaaaatacttgaaaatatatatagatagtcaaaaacaaatatctgaaatagttaaagtatattcaaatcaccaaaaaatacttaaaataattattgatttcgtatccaaatttttaaatcataccaattgatatgttaagcttaggtattctgacatatgttatttaaatttataggtaatatattactttatttatagattttgagaaattttaaatatatagtgatttaaaactttaaaaataatttaaatatgttatccaaacccaaaccaaacccgtaaagatccgaatcaaactcaaacaaaaatttagaaacatcgtaataggactgaaatatttgaccttgaaaacccgaaacgcaaactgatcagaaccaaacccgtatggatgtctgaaaacccatccttagtcattattatatatcgtataatttcatcatataattaatcatattttatatgtaccataaTATAAGTAATGATATAATTAATActtatttaatatgtatcatcatataaataattacatatattatattttaaaattttaatatgaaatatgaaatataaaaaccataatttgaatTGGTATTttaaattgggctttgtattgtatttttcttatatatattgacaacattcttttataatggatttaataacttaagcccattattttttctatttaatactactatctttgtttccaaacaattttttttttaaaagactacaatccatgtttccaaacacaccaaatttttttaatactcttatccaagtatccaaacacaccgaatttgtacttcagctttaataagatagatgtgtcATAAACACTATAATATTACCAGGCCTAAGCACCTCATTTGGTTGTTTGACTGATCAAGCAAGGAGTATAGTGATGGGACAGCCAAAAAATGATTAAGAAAAACTATCAAGCAAACTTGTTTGAGATACAAAggaagacaaaaaaaactaaaacaaaaaaataaacactcacCAAACTTTCACTAGAAAAACACATTTAGTGTTTTTAGAAGCAAGCCAAAAAGAATTTCTTTATCAAAATGCGTATGCACTCAAATGGAGAAACTCTTGGAGGAGCAGCAGCTGTAGCAGATTTGTTATTCTCCTTCTCCGGTTCAATTTTGAGTGCAGAAGATGGTTCCTTCCTCTTCAAGGAAACTTCCTCAAGCTTTGACTTCAACCAATCCAGCTTAAAGCCAGCATCAGTTAGCTCGCTCAACTCGCTGCCTGCGTTGCTTAGCTCAGTCTCCGACAAGCTCTGAGGAGGCTTGTCTAGTGTCTGGACTAGACCGAGGAGAATATTCATGTATGCTGTCTTCACCTCTCTGATTTCTGATCTAATATCTACCGCAACGTCTGGGTGCTTCACAAACATGTTGCATACTGAAACAGCCTGCCAGTGTTACACAGAAATGCTAACTAGATACAAAGTTCAGACTGTATCTTTAATTGGATATACAGacgaaaacaaaaagaaaagacccaaaaatccatatatatatatatatatatactggtTCATTGACGTACCTGACTATTAAGAACATGGAAACCGTGAACAACTACAATCTCATTCTCTGTTGATTTTCCTTCATAAACAACTTTAGTTACTTTAATGTCGACTTCAATGGTTAGTTTGTTGTTCTCCATAAACCCATCTTGTTGAAGCTTGGTAAGAGTCAACACTTTGATAATACCCCAGCTTGGAGTCTCAGCACAGAACAATCTGCTTTTTTCTGTATGTACATAAAAAGATAAATCAACTTTTCTTTCATCAAATCAGGTATGATGTATAATCAATCGCACTGCTTATAAGACCATGTTCaatatattttgctattttttctctaaaacaaaataattttcttatatatatatatagaggaaAATAGAGAAATGTGTTAGAGGTGCCCTCTAACTTGTAAGTCCTGAAattcaagagaaaaaaaagaaaactgaagATATGATCATATCATTTATACCAACGGTTGTATGTAGAACTTTGCCAGATTGattcaacaaaacaaaacaaaaactagcTTGTCTTCTCCATCCAGGTAGCAGTGTTCGAGGATTCACAACGCTTAGGGAGAGAGACAAGTGATCATCCACAATTTTTCCCTCCGGATAAACACAAAGATACCTAACAGAAGAAACCTTTTTACTATCAGCTCAAACATCTATCTAAGACGTTTCGTATAAGAAAGCTAAAGATCTTTATTATTCTCGTTTTGTACCATTCGCAGCCGCCGCTTGAGAAACGATCTGACTTCATCGCACTATTCTTTTCGGAAAAGTTGTTTATCTCCCAACTCAAAGCCTTCTCCATCTGCTAAAAAATGCTCTGTCGATTTAAGGGTTTAGTGCTTCCAAGTGTTGATTAGTAGTGTTTATCCAGTTGTGGTATATAAACCTTCCAGGAATATTCCagaaatatttcataaaaatcgGGATAGCTTTTACAATTatcaaagaaattaaatattttgtatgtccTTAATTTTCGATAAGACATAATTTGATTTCTTCCGACTTAAATATGTATAATCGATTGCCATTCATAACAAAATAATCAGTCTTTAATATTGAACACTCCAATGTCTTATAGTCTGCAACCAACACATAAAACAACAAACGTTTCCAATTCGAAACTGAATTGAGCAACAACAATGTCTCCAGTGTATTAAAAGTATGTCACGTTTCAAAGCTTTGAAAGTAAACCAGTCTGAAGAGGCTTTGGTGCTACAACCTCTTTGACCTCACTGTCCTTAGTATCCATTTCGCATGCAGGATTCGGTGGGACATCGACGGCCGGTGAGCAGTTGAAAAATCCATGTGGCTGTGAAGACCAAAACATTTTATTTGTAGATTTTTTATTGTAAGTTAAAGTTACGTAACAGACAAAGATTTTGACTTTACCATTAGTGTGAAACCAATATGTTCAACGGGCATAACCGGCCAATCTTCAAGTCTAGGAACATGTATGATCCCAAACACATACCTGTAAAAACCAAAATTCTCACATTTAAAATCACACCATTTCTGGTAATTAGTAGTTTAATGTGAGAAGGATACATACCAAAGAACGACATCAGATTCTTCCAAGGACCGGTTCTGTTTGACCCATGTGGCGAGACCTTCTCCAGCGCGTGGGTTTTGGTTTGGGAACTCTCCTCCTGGAAACTTCTCGTCAGGTGCATAACGGGTAACCCACAGATTATGCTTCAGGAATGCAGCTCTTCTTAAAAACTTGGCCTCGGGTCGAGCTAGTGGCAAACAGTTTGAGCCCGGAACAAGTTTGTATCCCGTTAATTGACCCGTTCTGTTTACTGTCCTTGTGTTCCTTACCTGACAACATATTAACAATGAGTTGTCGATagcaacaagaagaaaacaCTTAATTCATTGAATATATTGATGGTTTCAGATGAGAGAGGGAGACTAAGAATAGTGAACGAGAT
This genomic interval from Raphanus sativus cultivar WK10039 unplaced genomic scaffold, ASM80110v3 Scaffold0169, whole genome shotgun sequence contains the following:
- the LOC108845244 gene encoding MATH domain and coiled-coil domain-containing protein At2g42460-like, yielding MGNQMQKSISDKSDQLQTSYTFEIDNFSDNIYPIKSPKFLSGGCEWYLLVHPKETILFDDHLSVYLCVYNPKSLRTGWERKANFRFTLLNQSGKVLHRATERSCLFCAQLSPWGHKTLPLSKLKEEGFLENSKLIIKVDVEVVDIVHEAELTGQETLVLKGFEVLYSQYDSVHKIFKEHPNIAIDFKPKDKGVKAAYMNLLLSLIETLRKPPQSFSNTELSNAESQLNELAEAGFKLDWLKSKLEEVSLERNNADADGSRVQEVEQRIKNLELTLLDLKVELKREKSKSAAAAVAKLVSFDDIVLRRK
- the LOC108845243 gene encoding MATH domain and coiled-coil domain-containing protein At2g42460-like; translation: MEKALSWEINNFSEKNSAMKSDRFSSGGCEWYLCVYPEGKIVDDHLSLSLSVVNPRTLLPGWRRQASFCFVLLNQSGKVLHTTVEKSRLFCAETPSWGIIKVLTLTKLQQDGFMENNKLTIEVDIKVTKVVYEGKSTENEIVVVHGFHVLNSQAVSVCNMFVKHPDVAVDIRSEIREVKTAYMNILLGLVQTLDKPPQSLSETELSNAGSELSELTDAGFKLDWLKSKLEEVSLKRKEPSSALKIEPEKENNKSATAAAPPRVSPFECIRILIKKFFLACF